A genomic window from Accipiter gentilis chromosome 1, bAccGen1.1, whole genome shotgun sequence includes:
- the EFHD2 gene encoding LOW QUALITY PROTEIN: EF-hand domain-containing protein D2 (The sequence of the model RefSeq protein was modified relative to this genomic sequence to represent the inferred CDS: deleted 1 base in 1 codon) has protein sequence MAAAAEELVGRRGRAPEPGPGPGSPVGRLGGGEGSPAGGGGRRVFSPAGEFREFSRRQLRDMERLFRQYDAGKDGFIDLMELKLMMEKLGAPQTHLGLKNMIKEVDEDLDSKLSFREFLLIFRKAAAGELQEDSGLHALARLSEIDVSTEGVKGAKSFFEAKVQAIHDASRFEEEIKAEQEEKKKQAEELKQRKAAFKELQSTFKQ, from the exons atggcggcggcggcggaggagctggtggggcggcggggccgggcaccgGAGCCGGGACCGGGACCTGGTAGCCCGGTGGGGCGGTTAGGGGGAGGAGAGGGTTccccc gcgggggggggaggtcgTCGCGTTTTCAGCCCCGCCGGGGAGTTTCGCGAGTTTTCCCGGCGGCAGCTGCGAGACATGGAGCGGCTCTTCCGACA GTACGACGCAGGAAAGGATGGCTTCATCGACCTGATGGAGCTGAAGCTGATGATGGAGAAGCTGGGAGCGCCGCAGACGCACTTGGGCCTGAAGAACATGATCAAGGAAGTGGACGAAGACCTGGACAGCAAGCTCAGCTTTCGGGag TTCCTGCTGATTTTCCGCAAGGCGGCGGCGGGCGAACTGCAGGAGGACAGCGGGCTGCACGCCCTGGCCCGGCTCTCCGAGATCGACGTCTCCACGGAGGGGGTGAAGGGTGCCAAGAGCTTCTTCGAGGCCAAG GTGCAAGCCATCCACGACGCCAGCCGCTTTGAGGAGGAGATCAAGGCggagcaggaggagaagaagaagcaGGCGGAGGAGCTGAAGCAGAGGAAGGCGGCCTTCAAGGAGCTGCAGTCCACCTTCAAGCAGTGA
- the LOC126045323 gene encoding chymotrypsin-C-like, with protein MSAAGGAMPRSPAAAGAIRRASGPTAAPWDCTTMLGAVCLAVLLGYAYGCGQPAIAPVLGTRVVGGEDARAHSWPWQISLQRSRSGGWSHTCGGTLIAPNWVLTAAHCISSGTTYRVVLGKQVLSEENEPGSLAVGVEKIIVHEKWNSFFIVNDIALIKLAQEVAESETIQAACLPPAGLILENNYPCYITGWGRLWTNGPVSDVLQQALLPVVDYAICSQRDWWGSTVRTTMVCAGGDGIVAGCNGDSGGPLNCQRNGLWEVDGIVSFGSGLGCNTAKKPTVFTRVSAYIDWINEKMATN; from the exons ATGTCGGCGGCAGGAGGGGCGATGCCAAGGTCCCCAGCGGCGGCAGGTGCTATAAGAAGGGCGAGCGGCCCCACCGCAGCACCTTGGGACTGCACGACCATGCTGGGGGCTGTGTGTCTCGCCGTGCTGCTGGGCTATG CCTACGGATGCGGTCAGCCGGCCATCGCGCCGGTGCTGGGCACCCGGGTGGTAGGCGGCGAAGACGCTCGGGCCCACAGCTGGCCGTGGCAG ATCTCGCTGCAGCGCAGCCGCTCCGGAGGTTGGTCCCACACCTGCGGCGGGACCCTCATCGCTCCCAACTGGGTGCTGACGGCCGCCCACTGCATCAG CTCTGGCACAACGTACCGCGTGGTGCTGGGCAAGCAGGTCCTGTCGGAGGAGAACGAGCCGGGCTCGCTGGCCGTAGGCGTGGAGAAGATCATCGTCCATGAGAAGTGGAACTCCTTCTTCATCGT CAATGACATCGCCCTGATCAAGCTGGCGCAGGAGGTGGCGGAGAGCGAGACCAtccaggctgcctgcctgccgcccGCTGGCCTGATCCTGGAGAACAACTACCCCTGCTACATCACCGGCTGGGGACGCCTCTGGA CGAACGGGCCCGTGTCCGACGTGCTGCAGCAGGCGCTGCTGCCCGTGGTGGACTACGCGATCTGCTCCCAGAGAGACTGGTGGGGCAGCACCGTCCGGACTACCATGGTGTGCGCCGGCGGTGACGGCATCGTCGCCGGCTGCAAC GGGGATTCGGGCGGCCCTCTGAACTGCCAGCGCAACGGGCTTTGGGAGGTGGACGGCATCGTCAGCTTCGGCTCCGGGCTGGGCTGCAACACGGCCAAGAAACCGACGGTCTTCACGCGGGTGTCTGCCTACATCGACTGGATCAACGAG AAAATGGCCACAAACTGA